A window from Luteibacter flocculans encodes these proteins:
- a CDS encoding GtrA family protein → MAITLTRLRGLISRSSFLRFLISGGVNTGATYGMYLLLLQFMGYKPAYTVAYIFGIVLGFLLNRLFVFQAHRGWRSLVLYPFVYLAQYLVSLAVVWAWVERLHMPASIAPLFAIFITIPLTYVMSRIVFGKRAGSA, encoded by the coding sequence GTGGCAATCACGCTAACAAGGCTGCGCGGTCTGATCTCACGCTCCAGCTTTCTTCGGTTTCTCATTTCCGGTGGCGTCAATACTGGCGCCACCTACGGGATGTACCTGCTGTTGCTGCAGTTCATGGGGTACAAGCCCGCGTACACTGTTGCTTATATCTTCGGCATCGTACTGGGCTTCTTACTGAACCGACTGTTTGTGTTTCAGGCTCACCGCGGTTGGCGTTCACTCGTGCTGTACCCGTTCGTCTACCTTGCCCAGTACCTCGTGAGCCTGGCCGTCGTCTGGGCGTGGGTGGAGCGGCTCCACATGCCTGCGAGCATCGCCCCGCTTTTTGCCATCTTCATCACGATTCCGCTCACCTACGTGATGTCGCGTATCGTCTTCGGCAAGCGAGCTGGGTCAGCCTGA
- a CDS encoding WxcM-like domain-containing protein, with product MISPQANINSNATIGQGSRVAEGATLGPGVALGNDVNVAEGAILVHAVIGDNVEIGPGAMLCGNAGATLRVEPGVVIMAGAVVSAPVVIATGARIQPGAVVVRDVPPHAIVTGNPAQIIGYTVSSDGDAPVSVDASGSNRDASVTPTLVRGVTLHRFPKILDLRGNLTVGEFGRTVPFEPKRYFMVFGVPNAEIRGEHAHRECKQFLLCTQGRCSVVADDGHHREEFLLDDPSVGIYLPPLTWGVQYKYSPDAVLLVFASHYYDSAEYIRSYQEFRTLTAGIKNEGNA from the coding sequence ATGATCAGTCCACAGGCGAATATCAACTCAAACGCCACGATTGGCCAAGGAAGCCGTGTCGCCGAAGGCGCAACCCTTGGCCCAGGTGTTGCGCTGGGAAACGACGTGAACGTCGCGGAAGGCGCAATCCTCGTTCATGCCGTCATCGGCGACAACGTCGAGATCGGCCCAGGTGCGATGCTCTGCGGGAATGCCGGCGCCACTCTGCGCGTGGAACCCGGCGTCGTGATCATGGCCGGCGCCGTCGTGTCGGCACCCGTGGTCATCGCGACGGGTGCTCGCATCCAGCCTGGCGCTGTCGTGGTCCGCGACGTACCGCCGCACGCTATCGTCACCGGTAATCCCGCGCAAATCATTGGTTATACCGTCTCCTCAGACGGCGACGCGCCGGTAAGCGTCGACGCATCAGGATCGAACCGTGATGCCTCGGTAACACCCACCCTCGTGAGGGGCGTCACCCTGCATCGGTTTCCCAAGATCCTCGATCTACGCGGCAACCTGACCGTAGGGGAATTCGGGCGCACGGTGCCTTTCGAGCCGAAGCGTTACTTCATGGTGTTTGGCGTGCCCAACGCCGAGATCCGAGGAGAGCACGCCCATCGCGAATGCAAGCAGTTTCTGCTGTGCACGCAAGGACGCTGCAGCGTCGTCGCGGACGACGGTCACCACCGCGAAGAATTTCTTCTTGATGATCCATCGGTGGGCATCTATCTACCTCCGCTGACCTGGGGGGTGCAGTACAAGTACTCGCCTGACGCCGTGCTTCTTGTCTTCGCCTCGCACTATTACGACAGTGCCGAGTACATCAGGTCATACCAGGAATTCCGGACATTGACCGCCGGAATAAAGAACGAGGGCAACGCATGA
- a CDS encoding glycosyltransferase family 2 protein, producing the protein MVKPRYSIVIPVYKNEGSIPALLQALDELAATLDAPMETVFVVDGSPDASFARLEEGLSTVRFQARLILLSRNFGAFAAIRCGLGEASGDYIGVMAADLQEPPSLMRDFFAALTEKPLDVVFGKRLGREDPGMSKLFANVFWGLYRRLVQPDVPPGGVDVFALTSAFRDRLVAMSEANGSLLGLLFWMGGRREFVGYTRQEREHGKSAWTLKKKVTYLMDSVFAFSDLPVRVLMAVGLIGLGVALLLGTLVVGARLLGAFEVPGFAGSMLAILFFGALNTFGIGIVGNYAWRAYENTKQRPLSIVSLQLDFPPKAS; encoded by the coding sequence GTGGTAAAGCCACGCTATTCCATCGTCATCCCCGTCTACAAGAACGAGGGATCGATACCGGCGCTACTCCAGGCACTGGACGAGCTGGCGGCCACGCTCGATGCCCCCATGGAAACCGTGTTCGTCGTGGACGGCAGCCCGGACGCCAGCTTTGCGCGTTTGGAAGAAGGGCTCAGTACGGTGCGTTTTCAGGCCCGGCTGATCCTTCTGTCGCGCAATTTCGGCGCTTTCGCGGCGATCCGTTGCGGACTGGGAGAGGCGTCGGGGGACTACATCGGCGTCATGGCAGCAGATCTGCAGGAACCGCCTTCGCTGATGCGCGATTTCTTCGCCGCACTCACGGAAAAACCCCTTGACGTTGTGTTTGGTAAGCGTCTGGGGCGAGAAGATCCGGGGATGAGCAAACTGTTTGCCAACGTCTTCTGGGGTCTTTATCGCCGACTCGTGCAACCCGACGTGCCGCCGGGTGGCGTGGATGTATTTGCGCTGACCTCCGCATTCAGGGACCGATTGGTCGCCATGAGCGAGGCCAACGGCAGCCTCTTGGGCCTGTTGTTCTGGATGGGCGGCAGACGCGAATTCGTCGGTTACACGCGCCAGGAGCGCGAGCATGGCAAAAGCGCCTGGACGCTGAAGAAGAAAGTCACGTACTTGATGGACAGCGTTTTCGCTTTTTCCGATCTGCCGGTACGTGTGCTCATGGCCGTAGGGCTCATCGGATTGGGCGTAGCGTTGCTTCTTGGCACGCTGGTCGTAGGGGCGCGACTGCTCGGGGCATTCGAGGTTCCCGGGTTCGCTGGCTCGATGTTGGCGATCCTGTTCTTCGGCGCGTTGAATACGTTCGGTATCGGCATCGTGGGCAACTATGCCTGGCGAGCTTATGAAAATACCAAGCAGCGCCCCCTCAGCATTGTGTCGCTACAGCTCGACTTTCCACCCAAGGCGTCTTAA
- a CDS encoding acyltransferase, producing MKNVFGIHPTAIIGDNVSIGANVTIGANTIVYDNVVLGDNTIVGAQCILGEPNVGIYGSPAEYTNPELSIGAHSIIRSGTIIYAGSKLGDHFECGHRVTIRERADIGHHVRIGTLSDIQGHCTIGNYVRFHSNVHIGHKSVVKDYVWIFPYVVLTNDPHPPSETLLGVTVEEFAVIATMSVILPGVTVGRDSLVGASSMVRKDVEPETVVAGNPAKPVASVHDVKSKADGSKVYPWRESFDRGMPWQDMGYAAWRASLTDQ from the coding sequence ATGAAGAACGTCTTTGGAATCCATCCCACCGCGATCATTGGCGATAACGTGTCGATCGGCGCCAATGTGACGATCGGAGCTAACACGATCGTCTACGACAACGTTGTGCTAGGCGACAACACGATCGTCGGAGCCCAGTGCATCCTCGGCGAGCCCAATGTAGGCATCTATGGAAGCCCCGCCGAGTACACGAACCCTGAGCTGTCGATCGGCGCCCATTCGATCATTCGTTCCGGCACGATCATCTATGCCGGCTCGAAGCTCGGCGACCACTTCGAATGTGGTCACCGTGTCACGATCCGAGAACGGGCAGATATCGGGCACCATGTCCGAATCGGCACACTGTCGGACATCCAGGGCCACTGCACGATTGGCAACTACGTGCGATTCCACAGCAACGTGCATATCGGTCACAAGAGCGTGGTGAAAGACTACGTGTGGATCTTTCCATACGTAGTGCTCACAAACGACCCCCATCCGCCATCGGAGACGCTGCTGGGTGTCACCGTGGAAGAATTCGCGGTCATTGCGACGATGTCGGTTATCCTCCCTGGCGTTACCGTGGGCCGTGACTCGCTCGTCGGTGCATCGTCCATGGTTCGCAAGGATGTCGAGCCAGAGACGGTCGTTGCGGGTAACCCCGCAAAGCCCGTGGCGTCGGTGCACGACGTAAAGTCCAAGGCCGATGGTTCCAAGGTCTACCCTTGGCGCGAATCGTTCGATCGAGGCATGCCCTGGCAGGACATGGGCTATGCCGCTTGGCGCGCCAGTCTTACCGACCAGTAG